ACAATATGATATGTATATAAGGAATTCGAATTTTTACTAATTTTGATTACGAAATGTTGAAAATAATTGCTATCAGAAGTGTCCAGTTAATATTGGGGAGCCCCAATGTACTACTACAGTACATGCATGCATACAGAAACTGCTGCAATGGTTCCTAGATTAGAATATGCGTGCGTCAGTCTCTGATGATGATGCGTCAGTCTTtttcgttttgttttgtttgtttttttggacaTCCCATTTATCACCTCTACCTCCACCCCTTTCTTCCCTTTTGTCCTGGACACACTGCTCAGAGGGCAGTCATTACATAAGATGTTTTTACCCTCAAGTGGACAGGCTCATCAGATGTACACAATAGGTCAAACTCCAATGAAGAACGAGTAGCAGTTAACTACTCGTCTGTCATGTCATGGCCAAACATAACAGCATTTTATGGCCTAGCTTGTTTGGAAGTTGGCTAGGCGCCAAATCTCGACAGACTGAAAACATACCTGGCAAAGATCTTTTAATACAGTCACTGATCAGGGACGATAAAGAACTTGAGAAATGCATACTTGATCAAGGCGTATTCTTTTTATTAGAAATGTTATAACTGAGCCAAACATGTGGCTTAAATCTCCAAGTGGCTTTTGAAAATGGAATGTAATGTACTCTCATTTCCTAGAAATCATTGCAGGGACACCCTTAACCCCGCCTTTCAGCACTCTCGTACTAGCGTGCACATACACAAAAGTGCTTCAATAACAGTGTGTCTTTTTTGGGGtggtgtttgtttttgtttttcccagtAAGGAACTTAAAATTTTAACACGTGTAAGGTTTCTGTTTGTTGCATCTCAGCATGTCTAGCTGGAAAAAATGGCACTTTAAAGAATGAGAAATCCCcttctttgttttatttaactcaatctaaaatgcaagCATGTTTCCATTTGtttgaaaacacaaaaaaacatctgTATATGTGTACAGTATGGCACATTTTCTGATTGCTTCTGTGTTATTATAGACTGCATTTTGTGCTGTATTGTTGGTATGCATGAAAAGGGCTATACTGTAGGTAAAGatttatttaagcatttagcaTGGAGCTTATTCTTTATACAAATTTTGGAAAGTGCGCAGAATTATCCAGCCAAATAATAATTTCAAGCTCTTATAACGTATTGTTGTTTTCCCATTTTTAATTTGGGTGCAACTCCATTCAAACCTCCTTTTCATATCAAGGTCATCTTAAGTTCAAGAAGTTGTGGCAAATCTGGGGGGGAAAAATCTATATTATACTCCTGATTATTAAAGAGAGGCAAGTTGTAAAATCAAATGTTTTCCATGTGAAACAAGGGAGTCTAGTCATTGATTTGCCAGaatatttctattttttgtagtataattttacacaatatTCTGTTAGCCTTGAAAGAACAGTTAGTACCCtgaaaatacatgttctaaaaCGTTTAACTTATTActactatttttatttaatgaGTTAAGTGTACCATGGACAAATGAGAGAATATGGCGCAGGCGTAACATCCTTCTAAAATTTAACATGAGAAAAGAACACTGGTCAGGGAGGTTCGCAAAAGCCCAACAGGACAATTTAAGAAGAATCAGGAATTTATAGCAAATATCAGCTGTTTACTATATATGACAACAATCTACCACCTTCATATGCCTGGGTGATGGGGTATTGTCAAGATGGAAGCCTTTTCCAAAACCTTCTGTCTTGGACCTGGATTGTTAGCAAACTTGCTTGACACGATTCCACTGTGctccaaattagggctgtcccaaacaactcattttctcccgattagtcagcagactatttttatgattagtcgactaatctaatctaatatatatatatatatatatatatttattaggcatgtgccggtatgagattttgacggtacgataaccgtgggcaaaaataccgcggtttcatggTATAGcgttattgcaattatagctccatagctgttattttgagatgtatgggttaaattttttttttttccattgaacaggatttaaaaaaaaaaaattcagaacatagttgcaaattggaacatgaatatatggttaaaacaaattatcaataaaaaaacaaacattttaaataaaattaaaagaacTATAACttgtagactatacccacagccacagctcaagttgctcaagattagagcaagaacaaaataatttctataaaaaaggaaaaacacttctgaatatatatatatttttaattctactgcatgacttttttttgagggtggaaaagctcaagtgaagtttcgccattttcagccactgtgtcagctctagtctacatgatgtcatgcctatgtgttaaaaaacataaagaattcataagttaataagttagttaaaaatctttaagttagtttaaagtgtaaatattgttgtggaaaagtttcatcaaaaaaaaaaaaaaaatgggagtgagacctcaccttgACCCAGCGAACAtatttcgcaattagcgatctttgatgccatccccttttccccttcattcaagcgaatcaagcttgttttctcaccctGCGGCTGTAAAACTGGAcgtagttgctctcccagctaaacctaggctaacattcgtctttgtaagcttttagtttgtatattgaatttgaaaggaaaatgtgtgttttgtttttggcaaactttttcatgaagctaatctgttgaagctactcacacatggaaaaatacaattctacaacgttttaaatgtattcattttgtatattccactcaccacgatttgagagctcaataaattgaagaaaagtacgccttatgtttggtgtatttgtttttgggttcactggctgtctagccgatagcgtcactttcacacacagcaacaaatgggagggggtgagcgctgccgcgccaagccacttctggctgcatttttgacacacgaAAAACAGCGAATactgtactacggtctgacggaaaattttagtggttttgaaactgcgacgttttcacaccacggtaaactgtgaaaccggtaaccggcacatgcctaatatatatacagagtatgtatatatatatatattttttttttactaatttagcgatgaaaatttttgttgacgcttattaattcacaaaaaacattttggaacacttaaattctttactaaaatacaaataaacacataaatgacAGTAATAAATCACGAATAAACAATGACTTCAAATGCTgattagcattaactagtgaaaAAGAATAGAATATTAAGATTCACAACACTGACTTCGCGTTTCcaacatgattaaaaaaaaataaaatctagcattaatatcatagtatagtactataaataatagtattataattataataatcattcattgccaatcagatttttcataatgggtgtcattttcaAGCTATTCtttgtgtagaatctgtatccttaagtatgtgggattaactccagaaatcattatctatatgacgaacatgaagtgcttttattttgaaatgttcactggaagtatgttcgctaaactgctgaccgtaagctttacactccgcaaaaagcactttttgtcgttgcatgtggtgtcagtaatagatttttttcttttcttttttttaaaaaaattttaatcattttttttcgtttgcaaatgccgcTAAcctgcgatttttcatgtttgaagtgtcacctcttaaccgcaagtttgcgttttggaaatgattgccaatgttttatagcaggctaaagtacattgtctttttcccccattagcctcaatgtagcaatgctaactagagatgtccgatcatgtcattttgaaagtatcggaatcggcaaaaaaatatcggccatgcctttttataatatatatatatatatattttaattaaatcgttttctaattgtatttaacgttacagacataatatgttacactcatccatagtctttagtttaggcttaaggtagggttatcaaaaatatcccgataatggcggcaattaatttattaaaaaatgtgtcacgttaaaatatttaacgcaattaatgtatgcgctgcacgaccctttcACTCactgtcacgctcaatctgtaatgatgccgttttacctataaagagagctaaaaggcagcacaaaatgagtagagtgaatttggcagcctttgatgcctttttttaattggctaaagccttgcaatccctaaccctatgaatagaaatatcatgggaagcaatgtggggaagcaaggtggcaattgatctttgtcttaacacccgaagttatttcccaatgcagagaagatatatctatTGGTAgctcgacgcacagtcatggttccacttcccatcatgcatttgggatggccacagtatcatttactgaaagctcaacaaatacactagatggcaatatttagtcacaatatacaaagtcacaagtctttctatccgtggatccctctcacagaaagaatgttaataatgtaaatgccatcttgaggatttatattcattataaaaaaatacagtacttatgtactgtatgttgaatgtatatattcgttcgacttgtattcattttttttcttaatgcattgccaaaatgtatatgatcgggaaaaattatcgggaatgattggaattgaatcaggagcaaaaaaaagcaatcggatcgggaaatatcgggaccggcagatactcaaactaaaatgatcggatcgggagcaaaaaaacatgatcggaacaaccctaatgctaatgtttacggtgtttaatatagatgtgtttacttattttgtatgtctgaacttctacagcgtgttgatgaccaataaagatctgtgaaaggaactggagtctcatatgccatcaacacgcacgcacaaatgtatgcacgcacgcacgcagcgataaaacgcagccgtgaaaattaccgccctcatttttatttaccgtttgaTAAATGGacccattgcatatcgcgaaaggcttggcaacttcaataaaacacgttgTTAATTAGttatatggacttacgatctgccagcttgttgtctgctgtcgtcttccaaaattacaactgggtgaccgccctttaggtgttcattcactgaGCATCtgacattctcaactttccacgcatatatttttttgacccttcattaaccgtcaatGGGATGTTGTGtttgtcgacgcatttacgtcatcgatgacctcgactacgtcgactagtcgggacagctctactccaAATATAAGTCTCTCAAAAACAATCACTCTCTCAACACAGGTACCCGCATCATCTATGACAGGAAGTTTCTCTTGGATTGCAGAAACTCTCCTATTGCACGCACCCCACCATGCTGTCTTCCCCAGATACCTGGTGTGACGTGCCCTGCTACACACCCTGTAAGCAAACTACAGGATGTTAAAGAGGAGGTTGAAGAGGAAGAAAAGGGCATGACAGGTAAATCTTTGGCTTATCAAAAGAACTGCAGAGAATAATGGTATGAAATTGTaactaccataatttcccgaatataaggcgcacccatgtataatgtgcaccccaaatttacttgtaaaatctagggaaattattgtacccgtttataacgcgcaccctaattttagcaccaataaatagaagaatacaagaaaacagagctcgtgtacagatactgaaatgtcattttactgactagtgaaacacagcacaagcatagcacattggtagttcaaaacattaccataaactgacaatatttacggtaataatatgatttgacaacttctccaacttaccagaatccaggagaaaacaaaacagatgtgacttttcttttaaaggctgctgtataacttgctcgtttcatcatgatggataaatgtttcttccatggattgatacggtaaaatgaaagtgagaacgtaagttggAAATTCGTGAGAGCTCAtcactgtcaacacgacagtaacaataggaactattgttatttgggtttgagtttcctgagggacagatatagttgacggacacaggaagtctgagggcttacgtttgttatggtccgagttgcggagctgcaattaacgttgactcaaatgagttcaagaaactaaattctgtgctttatgaagagtgaaaaagcagaatttaacacagacgaaatcattcggccgattagagtgaagtattaccgaaacaaaatggtgacgacacgcaccgtaatggtcggcaacgggtcgccgcatacgtttcttcaacacaacgtgggagtgtcaataaaaaaaaatcggtttatatgtatacgtatgtaatatatatttatttctgtctccatccatgtagccgtttataatgcgcaccatgattttacaacttgattttggggggaaaaagtgcacattatattcgggaaattacggtacttgagTTGTATATCCAtgggtttaaatgaattgatcACGGATGCAATTTGTTTGGCTCAATGTTTCCATTAAGGTGTAGTTCTCCTAAAAGCTCTTTGTAAATGGGTGTTTTTTCTTCGCTGTCCTTTTTGAGCAGATGACAACCAGTTTGAGATGGACATCTGAGCTTAAGTTTGGCCTCCTATGGAGAGTCTTCTATCAAAACACCTCCATGGTCAGTACTGACCGAAAGTGTTGCCTATAAGCTTTTtccccatcttttttttttttttttaaattttattttgaacaaaGGATTTTTTGTGgaaccaaaaaaaaaggaaggtagttttttttttgtcccttacAAATGTATAGCTTAGACATGGTACTGGATTGGTTGCTTGCTCACATGAGCAACAATAGGATTGGAAAAGAATAGTTTGATTTAACTTTTTATATCTTTTGTATATATTACGATGTACTATGTCTCTTGTTTTTTTAAGTTGGCTAATACAAATGACATGATAATTGACATTAAAATGGATGTAAAGGCAGCCTTTTCACTTtaggctttattattattttttttttctaaagtggGTTTCTCCTATGTAAGGCACTGCATTTGCCAACAAGTGTCTACTTTTAGGGGTCATGGTCTACTGAAAATGTGCCCTATGTTTTCACAGGTGGGCCTAAatgtaaataatttaaaaaaataaaggctgtcaaaatgtcTGTGGTTTTTGTGTTATTATACAACTATATTGGATTTTAGATTAACTCAGTTTGTATTGTCACTttgtgtttatttacatttactgTAAATTCGCATCTTGATAGTTTTGCAACACACCCAGGCTGATCCTTTCTATTGCCTAATTCTGGTGGTCTTTGATAAGAAC
This Corythoichthys intestinalis isolate RoL2023-P3 chromosome 11, ASM3026506v1, whole genome shotgun sequence DNA region includes the following protein-coding sequences:
- the eif4ebp3l gene encoding eukaryotic translation initiation factor 4E-binding protein 3-like, whose amino-acid sequence is MSTKQVKSCPIPTRVLTLKDWSQLPDCYSQTPGGTLYSTTPGGTRIIYDRKFLLDCRNSPIARTPPCCLPQIPGVTCPATHPVSKLQDVKEEVEEEEKGMTDDNQFEMDI